CATAAGATCAAAATTATCATGTTGTTGATCATGCAAATTTACAGGTAGGGGTCTAGTGTCAGTTTAGGATGTCTATGCATGACCCTTCCTTTCTGAAAATTTATTTTTAGCATTTgcacacccccccccccccgcccccttTGTTCTTGTCTTCCTTTGATCAGATAGTGTATTCTCCTTGTGCAATTTGGGTGGTGTTGTCATGATCATAAATTGTTCTCTCTTCAATATCGGGAAAACTGACCTCGGTGTTGACAAAATTTTCAacaatatgtatttttctataaatagGATGAAGTTCAAAGTACCTTCAGAAGTTTGGCCTACacaagaaaagcaaaaaataataaatagaCATAAGCATAATGTGTAAAACATGAATTAAATCCACAAGTTTGCCCCGGACACTTCAGCTTACCATCATATAGTTCTCCCAAAGTGTGAAACAGGTTTAGTGCGGATTAGACAAGTTACAAAGCAAAATTGGAGTTTCATACATACTGATCCAATCAGCCGTGCGTGATTTTAGCTGTTGGTTATTGATGTTACACTGGAATCTATGAACGATATGATGCAGTAATTTCCATCGCATACATATATtgtgaagaaggaaaagaggcAAAGTGATGCGCATGCCATCACAATTCACAGATAATTCCCCGCAAAAGAACAATTCACATATTATTACAATAAAAAAGGAATGAAAACATGCTCTCTCTTTTGAAATGCAAGAAGGGAAAATGTGAAAGCCGGCACCATGTCTTGATCTCTTCCAATAAACTCTTCCTAGCTATTTTATCTGAAGTACCATATCTCGTTTCGTGACAAAGATGATCTCGGCAGCTTACCGTCCCTCGAGTACCCAACCTTGTCAGATATTAGCTCCTAAAACTGGACAAATTGCTGGCACAGATTTAGAGCACGTCACTGCTGCAATGGTGCACGTACAGTACACAGCTAGAATACAGCGTTGCTGTTGAGCTCGCATAAACGAACAGAATTGAGTTTTTCGTCAAAAGAATAATGTGAGCAAACAAGAGGGGACGGGAGTCCATGGGCCTGATGTTGGATTCGGTGGCGCTCCACACGGATGGCACCGCTAAACTGGGCCTGTTGAAGGCTCTGAAGTCAACCCGTCGACTTTCACAGTCTGACTTTGCACGGCGGCAACTGAAAATATGTTTGGAGTTGTGCATGCAGGTTTGAAGTAAGCCGGGAACTACAATAGAGAAATCAACGGTGATCAATCAGTTTTGTAGTTTCGACGCATGGGATAGCCAGTGATGTGTGACATAGATGATTGAACTAAGAAACGGATCAGGTTACTGAAGATTAATTGCAGAAACAATCAAACAAGTCACAGCACAAACTAAGCAGCAATGACCTGCACTTTATCTAACTGATCAAGAACATTACAGAGCATCAATATTGTTCTAGTACATGGAATCTCCAAGTTGATCTACAAACTGAAACTCTGATCTACGTAGCAACTCGAAGGGATCAGGTTACAGGAGATTGCAGAAACAAGCTGAGCATCAGTTAATGTTCGATCTGCGGCACTCTATCTAACTGATCAAAGTGAGCATCAATTCCTGCAAGGATCGACGGAATTCCAGAGGAAGAGGATCGAGACGAACAGAGCGCGCAAAACCGTAAGAGACTATATATCTACTCGATCACTGGTGATGAATCGAACTCTGGGCGAACTGAAGGATAAGGGCACGCTGCATGAGCCTCCTACGCCTTGCGCAGCTCCTCCTGGGCGCGGCGCAGGAGCTGCAGGGCGGCGGGTCCCCAGGCGACCCAGACGTGGGACAGTGGCTCCCTGTCCTGGAGCATGAAGAGGATCTCCATGGCCGCAAGCGCGCGCGACCAGGCCGAGTGCAGCTACCGCAACGCCATGGTCATGTGGATGAAGGCGGCGGTGCGGTGGATTTGCCACTCGTGCCACCACGACGCCTCCCCGATGTGCGGCGCGCAGAGGGAAAAGACGCTGCTGCACGCCGTGTGGACGGTGTCGGCACGCTTCATCCGGTCGACGGCGAGCCAGATCCGGGCCGTGGCTGGCatcgcggcggccacggcttGCTCGGAGCCCGTGTCCTGGCCGACGACGTTCAGGTCCAAGTAGTgcgtgcgggcggcggcgatggccgcGAGGAGCTTCACGCAGGCGCCGTCCATGGAGCCGTCTGCTGCTTCCTCCGCCATGCGGTAGCAGACGGCGAGGCTGTGgaccgccgccgtcctcacCGTCCTCCGCCACGCCTCCTCCATTGCCGCTAGCTTTGCGGGTGTCCGGCTTGTGATTCTAGTaaacagagagagagatagtATTTGACTATTTGTAGACGCTGTTGAAGCGGTAGATTTTTAATTACCCtcggttcttcttcttcttcttcttctactacTAGGCCGGCGAGGTACTTCCAGGCTGGAGACGGCAGGGCAGAGGGGGTAAACATTCCGTTACGGGAGTGGGGTCCACCGCAAGGCCGGCCCCACGTGTCAGTGAACCTCGCGGCGTCGTGCAGGCTCCAGGCTGCCTATTTCTTTCCGCTTCGTTCTTTCGTTCTTTcgttccttctttctttctttctgagaGAAACACAGAGAAAGACAGAGAGAGATGTATCAGCCGACTGAGCAATGGAGGTCGGTGTTCCAGGGCGAGGTGCTGCGGGCGCTAGACGACTGCCTCGACGCCAGGAGACACATCACCGACGCGAACCGCGACCAGGCGGAGGTGCTGGGACCctacgccgacgccgacgccgacaagctgcgctcggcggcggagaaCATCGCCAAGGCATCGCGGTGCCTCTCCGCGTCCATGGCCCACATGGTGGCGGCCGAGTTCCTGGCGCTGCGGGGCTGCGGGCGGATCCCGACGGAGCCGGTGGCCAGCGCCAAGCTCCtccacgacggcgacgacgtgCGCCTCGCCCTGGCCAAGCTCCAGTCCGCCAGGGAGCACGGCCGGGACGCGCTCACCAGGCTGCGCGAGTGCGGCGGCCGCGTGCAGGGCGTCGCCTTCATGCTCGGCGGCCTCCCCGGTGCCCCGTTTCCTGCCCCGCACGCCCGCGCCTCCATTGAAGCCGAGATCAGCGCCGTCGCCAGGGAGCTCTGCTACGCGCATGACAGGACGGTGAGTATGACCGCGCTTGTTATCTTCGCCACCAAGCCTGTCGCCCGCATCCAGTGACCTACAGCTTAATCCATCGATTCTACGTTTCCCGTTGTTGGCGAGGTCTCTCTCTTGATTTCATTGCACAAGCGCTCGCTCGCTACTGCTTCCTTGATCCCGTCCCGTAGATGACTAGTGACATGCGTGGTCCGTCCAATTCCAACTCCATATATCTTGTGTTGTTCCTCTTGTTTCTTGCAAGGATTGCTTTAGATGATAACGCAGTACCGATCAATTCGTGGATGTTTGCTGTTAATTGCCTGGAGTTAATACATGTATGAACGATGTGATCATGCAGCATTCGATCCGATTTAATTTGTGCTTGCGTAATGCTTCCGTTTATTGCTGATTCGTGTCTTGTTCTAACTGTCAACAAGTTATTAATTTCGTCAATGCTGCTGTGTTTTGGAGAGGATCAGTTCTTACTGCGGACAGTGCAGTATTCACTCCCTGCAAAGGCGGCAGATTAGTGTTCGCCCATTTCTGCCATGTTTTGGGGCCTTCCGTTCTATTATCTATAATTTGTAGCAACGTACGTGTTAATCCGACTGTCTTAGCTGCTACAGCTCCCTATTGTTCAGTTCGAGATTGATctgtatttgttttgttcGTCTTGTTTCTTGCAAGGATTGCTTCGGATGCTAATGCACTGTTCTAGTACCGATCATATCAATTCGTGGAACTAGTACATGTATGAACGATGTGATGCAACCCATTAAGATGCATGTTAGCAGTGTGGTTGATCCTTGGTTAATTGAAGTCGAtgactagtttttttttttgccgaacctcgacaagagggcaGGGGTTTCCTGCAGTGCACTAAAGAAGAATAGAATGGCTCCGTTTATAAGAACAAGAATTGAAGTCGGAAAACATCTCTAATGGTTCGCTGCCTTATTTTGGTGTTCAAAAATATTATACTAGGAATTTATCCAAGTGTAAGGTTTGACTTTGATCATATATAATCGGGGTTATTTTAAGTAAAACTCGTGACGTGAAGAATTTCAATTTGGATGACGCATCCCTTTTCCTCACTTGTTATATTGGTCTTGGAGTAAATCCTAATCGAATCTCCAAGTTAATCAGCGGCCAGAAGCCTCCAGGCAACGGCCAACTCAATTGATAACGGCATGCTGTATCAGAGCCGTACGTTCGCGATCCAGCTCGCCATCCAACGTATATACTCCTACTGTATTTCGTCGTTACGGTCAAGTtaccttttcttctcttttcacCGTCAAGGACCGAATCCTGCTCGTACATGGGCACCTGGCTCTGGTTCCGACTCCGCCCGGTTAATCTAATTAATCCGCGTCCCGTCTCTCCGGCCCGTATATATATCTACCAACATAGTATCCCGCTCGCCAACAACGTACTGTGCCAAATAAAGCCCATATATCTACCAACAACATAGTATCCCGCTCGCTCGCCAACAACGTAAACCCAATCCTTTTTAGAGTTTCTAGTTTCCATGAAACACGTACAAGGAGTCGATGACGTGCTCAAGAcggtggacgacgacggcggcggagtcTGTCCCGTATGCTACGAGGCCGCCGCGACGTCCGCTTGGAAGGAGACTCCGTGCGGACACTGCGTGGACAAGTGGCTCATCGAGGCAAACCAGACTTGGCCCAtatgccggcgccgcctgaTTATTATGCCGCCGCCTGTCATCGGTACTGAAACAGAATATGTTCCCATTAGCAATCCTTTTGGGACGATCATGGACAGGGTTTTACCGGATCAGAATACCTACATTCATATGGAGACTCTAGATCTATGGGTAGCCAtcagatactccctccgtcaaaATATATAAGGTCAATATATACCCATTTTCTAGGTCGAATTTAATTTGACCCACTACAGGGaaataatatttatatttgacatatgtatataaaacTTACGCTATTAAAGTTTGGCATTAAATTCCTTGTGAAGCTCGTATATATATTGGAAGCATAGGGAACAGTTGGGAtcgagcatgcatgcataagaATATTCTGCTTGTCTATAGGGTCTTGTCTAGCTATATATATCCCATGCACCTCAGGAATACATGGTtctatatatatttgttgCCAATGCAAGTCTTACTGTTTTGATGGATCtattgtttatttattttactatTTTCATTATCTATAATTTGTTGGTCATATTTCAATCTACATCTATTTCTGTGTACACTACCGTTAAAAGCAAAAGCACGTGTTGCGGTGCATCCAAGAGATCTCGGTCATTCAAACTGCTAAAATTCAACGTCTCAATCATTTTAAAGATCTGCAACATGTTTTAATTAGTACCGAACAATGCCATTGGTAAACCCAGCTGCCCTGACCCATCAACTATGGAAGCCCAACTAATCACAAATCAATCTCATTAGTAAAGTCTATTTTGTAATTACAAAACTGTCCTAGGGTGCTTGCTCGGACAATGAAGGTTAGCCACCCCACGCCTAGACCGGCGGTCTTACCGGAAAATTTTTGGAACCGGCGCCTCCGTCGGTCTGCTAAGCGGCTGAACTGAGCAAAGGAGTGGGCAGGTTTCGAACCAAGACATGACTATGATAGTCCACACGCACTAACCATCATGTCCACGCATGGTTTTGTGCTAAAACAAGGAACTGGTCTTACTTGACTATGTAAATTCTTTGTTTCAATACTAAAATAATTGATATTCCTTATTAATTCTCAGTTTAACTATTGAACCAATGAACCAGTGCTTGGTTTGATGAACCAATCACCGACAGCCTCACCGGTCTGGTTTTTTAAACTAGGATACCGGGATGATTACAAGGCCATCGGAGGACGGGACATTCGAGAAGAAGGGGACCGATTACTCGGACGGAGAAAGAGAAATTTTCTAACCCTCAAATGAGAGGGGGTGCTCTCGTATTTGTAGGTTGTGGATGGCTCAAGAGTGAAGTTACAAAGTTGTCATTAAACAATTTACGATTTTGTCACCGAGCATCCCTAGCGGTCCGGGGAAGGATTGTCTTTTCCCTATGTGTAGCTCTGCAATGTTCTTAGGAATCGGTAGATTTTGACAATTTAACAGAAATGTTATTAGGTCATCCATGGAAGTGCTGTCTAGCTGCGCAAGCAGACGTCTGACGGTGGTGATATTTTAATTACACTCGCCATTCTTGTACCGCGCGCGAGGGGAGTAGTTCCGTTCCGTTCCATTCCAGCCGGAGACGGCAGAGCAGAGGTAAACATTCTGTTACGGACGTGGGGTCCACTGCAGTgccggccccacctgtcaatGACGCTGGCGGCATTGTGCAGAATCACCTCGCTCCCATGTCACGGGCCACGACACACAGGTCAATCGGCAACTTGCTTATAAGGAACAAAACGGCTGCGCCGACTCGCCGAGACGGCAAGCCAGAAACCAAACACCTCCCGGGCACAGATGGCGACAGCGCTGCCATGGAAGGAGCTCTTCCATAAGAGGATCCAAGACGCTGACGTCGAAATCGACTTGGTCCGCCAGTGGCTCACCCGCTCGCTGTGTACGCTCTGCTTCCGCATCAACGCCGACGACCAAGGCGCTCCCTCGAGGCAGCGGAGGCGCTGTTCGAGGCAATCGAGATCGCCGAGGACGTCCAAGCTCCGCTCGTTCACCGCGTCTATCTGCAGACGTACGAGCTGAGCACGGGGCCTCCTGGAGCCTCGTCGCGCGATCCGTGCCGGGCACACTGCTTCTCACGTCGTCCTCGCGGGCAACGGCGCCGCCCAGGCCATGGACGGGCTCCGCCGCTATATAGGCCACTGTCGGCGGCAGTGGGCCTCCCGACCGCAGCCGCTTCACCGACCCTGAAGATCACGGAGGAATCCATTTTCTATCGGGTGTCCTTGAGGCTTCGCCGGGCCCAGAACGCCATCTGTGCTCTCCGCAGCCAGCATTCAGAGGCAAGCCATCTATTCCATCTCTGTGCCCCGTATCTAGGTATCTCTGCCGTCGATCTGAGGACGTGGGAGGGGAGACGGGCCGAAGCTTCTCGTCATGCCCACAGGAGTTTGGATATCATCTGGTCAGTTGCCTGCTGTCTGGACTATGTATATACCGGTGTAGACAAGTGGGGAATCCGCCAATCCCTCCGCGATGATGCAGCAAAACTGATCCAAGTGATGGAAACAGAGACCGCCCAGGAAGTGAGGATGATGCATAACCATGTGTGTCACCAGTTCTTCCAAACCTGGATCCTGATCCAGACCACCGCGCGCGATTGCTTCCTTTTGCATGGTGAGCCACAGGTTCCTCTGTTGTTTCTTGCAAGGATGCTCCAGTTGTAGATGGATAATGCTGCAGCGATTGATTCCACttaaaaataacaaaaccgtTTTTAAATATGGGGTCCAGTGAGCATGTTCCGGATGGAGCCAAATTTCATCAagatgtgcatgcatggagaaTCCATTTTTTCAGTGCGTGTTTTAATTATTAAAACTTGGTCAGAGATAATCTGAGTTACCTATTTTCATGAAACCGGCCAATATATCATCCGTTAACTTAACATCATCGCGTTAATTTCATTCcgaggaaggaaggaaccAAGAATCCTTTGCATGGTTCATGGATGcggttttgttttttgttgcaCCCTACACAAGAGCCAATGAAGGCGTACGTGTCCAAAATCTGGTCCAGGCCGCGCACGCACGAAACTCACGAGGAACACATGCGCTAGCTACTGATTCGCGGCCAAGGGAAAGAAATACTGGGCGCTAGCTGTTGATCCAAGTCGGCAAGGTGTAAGACGTGCTGTGCTATTCCATCTTAGTAGCTTGTCTGATCATCAGGACACACGTACAGATTAACACACGTGCAAATATTCCACGTAGGTCCTGGCGTGGCGCCAAGGCAAACAGCCAGGCGGCCGGACGCGACACCTCGTACCTAAACGCTTGTCCGACGCGTGGATAAGACAAAGCGGTGACGCGTGATCCAAGAGCACAACCTGGAGGTGAGAAATAGATCTTGCTGGTGCTGAGAAACCTGGAGGCCAACCTGACGGCGCCCCAGTTCGAGCCCATCGCGAGTTGTGAATTCTCTGCAAATTAGTAGTACGATACAGTGGAATGGTGGTTAACTTGCATGTGTTTTTGTTGTCTGAATTTTGGACAGAGGAGGTTTGCTGTCGAGGTATGACCCTGGGCGAGGCCAGTTATAGAGCATACGAGAATGTAGCCTGAGAATTGAGAAAGAAAACCATACTCCAAGTgtgcctgcagctgcaggacTGAGAACAACTACTGACTGGGAAGTTGGAATGAACAAgtagatatatatatgtagttGAATGGAAAAAATTATTTAAAACAAATACAGATTCTTTTGAAGAGCTAGATACGAAATGAGGATTGTTTGTAGGGAGTTTGTGTTTCAGAGTTGAGAGTAGCACTGTATCCTTTTTGGTGGAGGCGGGACTGTCTGTTTACAGTGGAATGGGTGGAAGTTATTCTCTGTTGGTGCAGAGAAAAGCATTTCCGCCGGCCCATACATCGGAGTTGCGTGATCCGATTGATTTCAAATCTTTTTTCACTTCCACCGCGGGCGCGGGGTGAATGGTCGGTTACCGCAGCGGGGCCCACTCCGCCAGGCTCCCTATTTGACGCCGAGACGCCAAAcaagcccccgccgccaagAAACCCAAAGAGATCGAGAGATggcggagcgggcggcgtGGAAGTGCCGGGTCCGGAAGCGCGTGCTGAAAGTGGAGGCGCTCTGCCAGGACTCCTTCCAGCGCCTCTTCCACGCGGCCACCCTCATCCGCCACCCGGGCGACGCCAGcaaggcggcggagcttctCCAGGGCGTGTCCACCAGCCTcaccctcgccgcctcctacATGCAGGCGGCAGAGCTCCTGGCGCTCCGCGGCGGCAGCCCCCACCCACGCCGGCCGCTCCCCTCCCTCGCCGACCTCCAcccggacgccgccgacgtGCGGGCCGCGCTGCTCAGGGtccaggccgcggcggcgacccaCGAGGCCACGCGCCTGCACCTCCAGTgctgccgcggccgcctcgccACGCTCTGCTTCCTGCTCGACCGCCAGAGCAAGCGCCAGCGCCATGGCTTCCACGCCGTCACCGAACCCCAGCGCGCCGCTGCCTTCGTCGCCCTCGAGAACGCCAGGCACTCGCTGCATGCCTGCGTCATGGAGATCAACATCGCCCTCCTCGCTCTCCCTCCCTGACTGTCTCGGTCGCCATGGATGTCAGTCGTCTCGATCGTCCGCCTGCCAACTTTCGCAGCCGACCGCGCTGAAACTCTGATCCAACTGTTGCTTCTTTCTGATCTGTTGCAAACTGGGATCGATGTATGAACGATACGACGCAGCGAGTCATTTTCGATCGGATTCTTATGTCTCATGCTTTCGTTTGCGGATGTAAAAATGCTTCAGTGCTCTCAACTTGCAAAGGCAGTCTCGCACACAGACTGTTTTTCGCCTTGTTTTTTTCTGCATTGTATGTAATCTCTTTGGGCTTGTCTAAGAACAGGAACAGGTTAATCAATCTGAGTGTAattagctgctgctgcgtgctTCATCGTTTCAGCCGGTGTCTTGGATTTGTAATTGACTAATTCCAGAATCAGGTTGGCCTGATCTATTGTTCAAATTAGGATGATCACATCTATGACAGCACGCGCGGATCAGAGTTGCATACGTGCTACGATTGATTTGATATTATGCCAGCTGTGAGCCACGGGAATTCACCGTCTCCCTCCCCCTGCGGTTTCAAAAGCGGGGCCCACTCCGCCAGGCTGGCAGGCAGCAGCCCTGACGCCACCAAACAACCACCGCCCGCGACAGAGCGAGAGAAGGAGATAATAGATGGCCGCGGGGGCCGATccggacgacgacggcggcggcgagcaccaACGCCGGAaacgcggcggaggcgctcaGGGTCGTGGCCGGCAGCCTCACGCTCGCCTCGTCCGACATGAAGGCGGCCGAGCTCGTGGGGCTGCACCGTGCCAGCTCCAACCCGCGCGGGCAGTCGAGCACTTGGACGACAAGGGAGGCCCCCAACTCCGCAGccagggcggaggcggcgcccgCCTCGCCACGCTCGACTTCCGCGCCGTCGCCGAAAGCCAGCGCGCCGCCCTCGACGAGGCCGTGGACCTTCTTCGAGACATCGTCGTCCTCTGCTCAAACTCCCACCTGGTTCTCCCCGCGAGTTGAGTGCATCAGTCAGTGCCCGCCCCCGTTTGCTGAGTCCTTAGTTACACAAGTTACTCGTCCGAGCTCTTCTTTCTGATTCCTGTATTTTACGCCTTGTTTTTCTGCATTTACTGTATGTTTGGGGTTAATCAATCCTGGTGTAATTAGCGTGCTTTATCGTTTGAGTTGGTATCTTGGATTTGCAAATGACCTATCGTTCCAGAATCGGGGCATTGACCTGATCTGGTTTTGTATTTCCTACTTGTGAGGCACATGCTCTATTAATTTGTTCAATTGTTGCCAAAACTGCAGTAGTAGA
The Brachypodium distachyon strain Bd21 chromosome 2, Brachypodium_distachyon_v3.0, whole genome shotgun sequence genome window above contains:
- the LOC106866004 gene encoding uncharacterized protein LOC106866004, producing MYQPTEQWRSVFQGEVLRALDDCLDARRHITDANRDQAEVLGPYADADADKLRSAAENIAKASRCLSASMAHMVAAEFLALRGCGRIPTEPVASAKLLHDGDDVRLALAKLQSAREHGRDALTRLRECGGRVQGVAFMLGGLPGAPFPAPHARASIEAEISAVARELCYAHDRTVSMTALVIFATKPVARIQ
- the LOC106866168 gene encoding uncharacterized protein LOC106866168 — translated: MAERAAWKCRVRKRVLKVEALCQDSFQRLFHAATLIRHPGDASKAAELLQGVSTSLTLAASYMQAAELLALRGGSPHPRRPLPSLADLHPDAADVRAALLRVQAAAATHEATRLHLQCCRGRLATLCFLLDRQSKRQRHGFHAVTEPQRAAAFVALENARHSLHACVMEINIALLALPP